Proteins encoded in a region of the Salipiger sp. CCB-MM3 genome:
- a CDS encoding PaaI family thioesterase encodes MTEPFLEGPSPYLQHLGAALTDWRADFARFELDLGPEHMNRHENPHGGVHASLLDTAMGFAGCFTGDADDKLMALTLSLNVQYLSRPKGTRLIAEGTRTGGGKSTFFAEATITDETGELIAKGSGVFRYRRRG; translated from the coding sequence ATGACCGAGCCGTTCCTCGAAGGCCCTTCGCCCTATCTGCAGCACCTCGGCGCTGCGCTGACCGACTGGCGCGCCGATTTCGCCCGGTTCGAACTGGACTTGGGGCCCGAGCATATGAACCGGCACGAGAACCCGCATGGCGGGGTTCATGCGTCATTGCTCGACACGGCGATGGGATTTGCAGGCTGTTTCACCGGGGATGCGGACGACAAGCTGATGGCGCTGACGCTGTCTCTCAACGTGCAGTATCTGTCGCGCCCCAAGGGCACGCGGCTGATCGCCGAGGGCACGCGCACCGGCGGCGGCAAGAGCACCTTCTTTGCCGAGGCGACGATCACCGATGAGACCGGCGAGCTTATCGCGAAGGGCTCGGGCGTGTTCCGCTACCGCCGCCGGGGCTGA
- a CDS encoding acyl-CoA dehydrogenase: MTDLSHLKPKEQPALASFNWEDPLLFSEQLTEEERMISDTAHAFSQEKLLPRVEHAYLDEHTDPEIFREMGELGLLGSTIPEAYGGIGAGYVAYGLVAREVERVDSGYRSMMSVQSSLVMYPIYAYGSEEQRMKYLPKLASGEWIGCFGLTEPDAGSDPAGMKTRAVKTEGGYVLKGSKMWISNAPIADVFVVWAKSEAHGGKIRGFVLEKGMKGLSAPKIGGKLSLRASITGEIVMDDVEVGEDALLPNVEGLKGPFGCLNRARYGIAWGVMGAAEFCWHQARSYGLDRKQFGKPLAGTQLFQKKLADMQTEIALGLQACLRTGRLMDEGRAAPEMVSLIKRNNCGKALDIARMARDMHGGNGIQIEYGVMRHAANLETVNTYEGTHDVHALILGRAQTGIQAFF, from the coding sequence ATGACCGACCTGTCCCACCTCAAGCCCAAGGAACAGCCCGCGCTTGCCTCGTTCAACTGGGAGGACCCGCTGCTGTTCAGCGAGCAGCTGACCGAGGAAGAGCGGATGATCAGCGACACCGCCCATGCCTTCTCGCAGGAAAAGCTGCTGCCGCGGGTCGAACATGCCTATCTCGACGAGCACACCGACCCCGAGATCTTCCGCGAGATGGGCGAGTTGGGCCTGCTGGGCTCGACCATCCCCGAGGCCTATGGCGGCATCGGCGCAGGCTATGTGGCCTATGGCCTCGTCGCGCGCGAGGTTGAGCGCGTGGACAGCGGCTACCGCTCGATGATGTCGGTGCAATCCTCGCTGGTGATGTATCCGATCTACGCCTACGGCTCGGAAGAGCAGCGCATGAAGTATCTGCCGAAGCTCGCCAGCGGCGAGTGGATCGGCTGCTTTGGCCTGACCGAGCCCGATGCGGGCTCCGATCCCGCAGGCATGAAGACGCGGGCGGTGAAGACCGAGGGCGGCTATGTGCTCAAGGGCTCCAAGATGTGGATCTCGAACGCGCCGATCGCCGATGTCTTCGTGGTCTGGGCCAAGTCCGAGGCGCATGGCGGCAAGATCCGCGGTTTCGTGTTGGAAAAGGGCATGAAGGGGCTGAGCGCGCCGAAGATCGGCGGCAAGCTCAGCCTGCGCGCCAGCATCACCGGCGAGATCGTCATGGATGACGTCGAGGTCGGCGAGGACGCGCTGCTGCCCAATGTCGAGGGCCTCAAGGGGCCGTTCGGCTGTCTCAACCGCGCGCGCTACGGCATCGCATGGGGCGTCATGGGTGCCGCCGAGTTCTGCTGGCATCAGGCGCGCAGCTACGGCCTCGACCGCAAGCAGTTCGGCAAGCCGCTGGCAGGCACACAGCTCTTCCAGAAAAAGCTCGCCGACATGCAGACCGAGATCGCGCTGGGGCTGCAAGCCTGCCTGCGCACCGGTCGGCTGATGGACGAGGGCCGCGCCGCGCCCGAGATGGTCTCGCTGATCAAGCGCAACAACTGCGGCAAGGCGCTGGATATCGCGCGTATGGCCCGCGACATGCACGGCGGCAACGGCATCCAGATCGAATACGGCGTGATGCGCCACGCGGCCAACCTCGAGACGGTGAATACCTATGAGGGCACCCATGACGTGCACGCGCTGATCTTGGGGCGGGCGCAGACCGGCATTCAGGCGTTCTTCTGA
- a CDS encoding MaoC/PaaZ C-terminal domain-containing protein translates to MSRWFLLDAEKVAQFGAVTGDLKFFHEDAGASADFLFGEPVAQGFLTLSLLSAMCADAVPPFPGQIANVNYGFDRVRFVTPVPVGSRVRGHFTVGGVEEEEERLTVHWDVEIEIEGQVRDQPALVAQWVTFLELRD, encoded by the coding sequence GTGTCGCGCTGGTTTCTTCTGGACGCGGAGAAAGTGGCGCAATTTGGCGCAGTGACCGGCGATCTGAAGTTCTTCCACGAGGACGCGGGGGCCTCGGCCGATTTCCTGTTCGGAGAGCCGGTGGCGCAGGGCTTTCTGACGCTGTCGCTGCTCTCGGCCATGTGCGCCGACGCGGTGCCGCCCTTTCCGGGACAGATCGCCAATGTGAACTACGGCTTTGACCGGGTGCGATTTGTCACCCCGGTGCCGGTGGGCTCGCGGGTGCGCGGGCATTTCACCGTCGGCGGGGTGGAGGAAGAGGAAGAGCGGCTCACCGTGCATTGGGACGTGGAGATCGAGATCGAGGGGCAGGTGCGCGATCAGCCCGCGCTGGTGGCGCAATGGGTGACCTTCCTCGAACTGCGCGACTGA
- a CDS encoding ATP-dependent DNA helicase encodes MTAPAISFSEDQAEAWDRVAEMLRGAGVDLDEGTTEPAREGLSKVMALMGKAGSGKTLLLAELCKALQEAGCEVVSGDFESRRKRDKRTLAILAPTNKAASVLRMRGVPATTIHRILYTPVYDPVYERIAEWLMGNEERPEIEALTDEALDRAYAAYQGHKSVPAALAAAGLRGSDFITGWKRREEPLDIGFVDEASMLDDRQFEDLREIFPNLLLFGDPAQLAPVNQSGKMVFDAVPEDRKMELSRIHRQEASSPILDLAHALADPEVDFYRFERLVEEMAAKDDRVIWGQRVEVDLMARSPVLVWRNATRIRLINAFRAVHGAPETELLPGEPLICDGIELPLKHRKKRLDLEARGLIKGAQVVYLGPGKKPGFSRLHVMGAPDPQVSAASIVKIEKPDEEEPFIPFAARMGATFLHGAAVTIHKAQGSQWENVQVFAPDLYTAARMGRVEAGQPLWKRLAYVAITRASDRLHWVVRNRLAKPSGPLRVDDLAAAAPAPLELEMQGEDAAG; translated from the coding sequence ATGACGGCGCCCGCGATCAGTTTTTCCGAGGATCAGGCCGAAGCCTGGGACCGCGTGGCCGAGATGCTGCGCGGCGCTGGCGTCGATCTGGATGAAGGCACCACCGAACCCGCGCGCGAGGGCCTGTCCAAGGTCATGGCGCTGATGGGCAAGGCCGGATCGGGCAAGACGCTGCTGCTGGCCGAGCTGTGCAAGGCGCTGCAGGAGGCGGGCTGCGAGGTGGTCTCGGGCGATTTCGAGAGCCGCCGCAAGCGCGACAAGCGCACGCTGGCGATCCTTGCGCCGACCAATAAGGCGGCCTCGGTGCTGCGCATGCGCGGCGTGCCCGCCACCACCATCCACCGCATTCTCTACACGCCGGTCTATGATCCGGTCTATGAGCGCATCGCCGAATGGCTGATGGGCAACGAGGAGCGCCCGGAGATCGAGGCGCTGACCGATGAGGCGCTGGACCGGGCCTATGCCGCGTATCAGGGCCACAAGTCGGTGCCGGCGGCGCTGGCCGCGGCGGGGCTGCGCGGCAGCGATTTCATCACCGGATGGAAACGCCGCGAAGAGCCGCTCGACATCGGCTTCGTCGATGAGGCCTCGATGCTGGATGACCGGCAGTTCGAGGATCTGCGCGAGATCTTCCCCAACCTGCTGCTCTTTGGTGATCCGGCGCAGCTGGCACCGGTGAACCAGTCGGGCAAGATGGTGTTCGACGCGGTGCCCGAGGACCGCAAAATGGAGCTCTCGCGCATCCACCGGCAGGAAGCCTCGAGCCCGATCCTCGATCTGGCCCATGCGCTGGCCGATCCGGAGGTGGATTTCTACCGTTTCGAGCGGCTGGTCGAGGAGATGGCGGCCAAGGACGATCGGGTGATCTGGGGCCAGCGGGTCGAGGTGGATCTGATGGCGCGCTCGCCGGTGCTGGTCTGGCGCAACGCCACGCGCATCCGGCTGATCAACGCCTTCCGTGCCGTGCATGGCGCGCCCGAGACCGAGCTTCTGCCCGGCGAGCCGCTGATCTGCGACGGTATCGAACTGCCGCTCAAGCACCGCAAGAAACGGCTCGATCTGGAGGCGCGCGGGCTGATCAAGGGCGCGCAGGTGGTCTATCTCGGGCCGGGCAAGAAACCCGGCTTCTCGCGGCTGCACGTGATGGGCGCGCCCGACCCGCAGGTTTCGGCGGCGTCCATCGTGAAGATCGAGAAGCCCGACGAGGAAGAGCCCTTCATCCCCTTCGCCGCGCGCATGGGGGCGACCTTCCTGCATGGCGCGGCGGTGACTATCCACAAGGCGCAGGGCTCGCAGTGGGAGAACGTGCAGGTCTTTGCGCCCGATCTTTACACCGCTGCGCGCATGGGGCGCGTCGAGGCCGGGCAGCCGCTGTGGAAACGTCTTGCCTATGTGGCCATCACCCGCGCCTCCGACCGGCTGCACTGGGTGGTGCGCAACCGCCTCGCCAAGCCCTCGGGGCCACTGCGGGTGGATGATCTGGCCGCTGCGGCTCCGGCGCCGCTGGAGCTTGAGATGCAGGGCGAGGACGCGGCGGGCTGA
- a CDS encoding CaiB/BaiF CoA transferase family protein — protein MQVPPLPPMHGVRVIELARILAGPWAGQVLADLGAEVIKVEAPQGDDTRRWGPPFIEREGDRSAAYFHATNRGKRSVIADFRTPEGQAKVRELVAEADVVIENFKLGGLRKYGLDYESLREVNPGLVYCSITGFGQDGPYAERAGYDFLIQGMAGWMDLTGSPEGEPQKVGVAFADIFTGLYSVIGIQAALAARARTGRGQLVDMALLDCAVGVLANQGMNYLATGKAPRRLGNAHPNIAPYEVLPTGSGDMILAVGNDGQFARLCAVLELALAEDPRFATNEARVAHRDLLRPALVSALAAWDRAELLAALEKATVPAGPINSVDQVFDNPQVIARGMAVEAGGVPGIRTPIRLSETPLAPARPSPKLGQG, from the coding sequence ATGCAGGTTCCCCCGCTGCCGCCGATGCACGGGGTGCGCGTGATCGAACTGGCGCGCATCCTCGCCGGGCCTTGGGCCGGGCAGGTGCTGGCCGATCTCGGCGCCGAGGTGATCAAGGTCGAGGCGCCGCAGGGCGATGACACCCGCCGCTGGGGCCCTCCGTTCATTGAGCGCGAGGGCGACCGCTCGGCGGCCTATTTCCATGCCACCAACCGCGGCAAGCGCTCGGTGATCGCCGACTTCCGCACGCCCGAAGGGCAGGCGAAGGTGCGCGAGCTGGTGGCCGAGGCCGATGTGGTGATCGAGAACTTCAAGCTCGGCGGGCTGCGCAAATACGGCCTCGACTATGAGAGCCTGCGCGAGGTGAACCCCGGGCTGGTCTATTGCTCGATCACCGGCTTTGGGCAGGATGGCCCCTACGCCGAGAGGGCGGGGTATGACTTTCTCATTCAGGGCATGGCGGGCTGGATGGACCTCACCGGCAGCCCTGAGGGCGAGCCGCAGAAGGTCGGCGTGGCCTTTGCCGATATTTTCACCGGGCTCTATTCGGTGATCGGCATTCAGGCGGCGCTGGCGGCGCGCGCGCGCACCGGTCGGGGGCAGCTCGTCGATATGGCGCTGCTCGACTGCGCCGTGGGCGTGCTGGCCAACCAGGGGATGAACTATCTCGCCACCGGCAAGGCACCGCGGCGCCTCGGCAACGCGCATCCGAATATTGCGCCCTATGAGGTGCTGCCCACCGGTTCGGGAGATATGATCCTCGCGGTCGGCAATGACGGGCAGTTCGCCCGGCTCTGCGCTGTGCTGGAGCTGGCGCTGGCCGAGGACCCGCGCTTTGCCACCAATGAGGCGCGGGTGGCGCATCGTGACCTGCTGCGGCCTGCACTGGTAAGCGCGCTGGCGGCATGGGACCGGGCCGAGCTTCTGGCCGCGCTGGAGAAGGCCACCGTGCCCGCCGGGCCGATCAACTCGGTGGATCAGGTGTTCGACAACCCGCAGGTGATCGCGCGCGGTATGGCGGTGGAGGCGGGCGGGGTGCCCGGCATCCGCACCCCCATCCGCCTGTCGGAAACGCCCTTGGCCCCGGCACGCCCCTCGCCGAAGCTCGGTCAGGGCTGA
- a CDS encoding LysR family transcriptional regulator, translating to MRKPYMPSVGELEAFVACARRGTTTMAADSLNLTQSAISRSLAALEDRLGVALFLRVRQRLVLSPAGQAFLLQAEKVLGELDGAAMGVMAFGGQSAVLRLAVLPSFARTWLIPRLPSFAEVAPGITLDLSARLQPVEFSRDPFDLALMRSQHETPGTSAETVAREEMVVVAAPALLAGRAELSDAELLDLPLLQQSTRPTLWLDWFRGSDTDARRILRGARFDHFDMILDAAMAGLGVGIVPQIIARPALASGQLALAAQRRFDTGESYALIQPERSADSESVQAFRDWLLREIAA from the coding sequence ATGCGCAAACCCTATATGCCCAGCGTCGGCGAGCTGGAGGCCTTTGTCGCCTGCGCCCGGCGCGGCACCACCACGATGGCCGCCGACAGTCTGAACCTTACGCAGAGCGCGATCTCGCGCTCGCTTGCGGCGCTCGAGGACCGGCTCGGCGTCGCGCTTTTCCTGCGCGTTCGCCAGAGGCTGGTGCTTTCGCCAGCGGGGCAGGCCTTTTTGCTGCAGGCCGAGAAGGTGCTGGGCGAGCTTGACGGCGCCGCCATGGGGGTCATGGCGTTCGGGGGGCAATCCGCCGTGCTGCGCCTTGCGGTGCTGCCAAGCTTTGCCCGCACATGGCTGATCCCGCGCCTGCCGAGCTTTGCCGAAGTCGCCCCCGGAATCACCCTCGATCTCTCTGCCCGGCTGCAGCCGGTGGAGTTCAGCCGCGATCCCTTTGACCTTGCGCTTATGCGCAGCCAGCATGAAACCCCCGGCACCAGCGCCGAGACGGTGGCGCGCGAAGAGATGGTGGTTGTCGCCGCCCCTGCCCTGCTTGCGGGGCGCGCCGAGCTTTCGGACGCGGAACTGCTCGACCTGCCGCTGCTGCAGCAATCCACGCGCCCGACGCTCTGGCTCGACTGGTTCCGCGGCAGCGACACCGACGCGCGGCGCATCCTGCGCGGCGCCCGCTTTGACCATTTCGACATGATCCTCGATGCCGCGATGGCGGGGCTTGGCGTCGGCATCGTGCCGCAGATCATCGCCCGCCCGGCCCTTGCCAGCGGGCAGCTTGCCCTCGCCGCGCAGCGTCGCTTCGACACCGGCGAGAGCTACGCGCTGATCCAGCCCGAACGCAGCGCCGACAGCGAAAGCGTGCAGGCGTTCCGCGACTGGCTCTTGCGCGAAATCGCAGCCTGA